DNA from Triticum aestivum cultivar Chinese Spring chromosome 7D, IWGSC CS RefSeq v2.1, whole genome shotgun sequence:
cgccgtcgtctccggcctcgTCTACGACGTCATCGTCGAGCCCCCCGGCATCGGCAGCTCCCAGGACCCGGCCACCGGCGCCGTccgccccgtcgtcttcctccccggccGCGTCAACGGCCAGTACATCATCGAGGGCCTCTCCTCCGGCTTCATGTTCCTCCTCGGGGGCGTCGGGGTCATCCTCCTCGACCTGGCGGTCGACCGCACCAGGCCCCGCAGCCTGCGCGTCTCCTTCGGCGGCGCCGgcgtcgccgccatcgtcatcgCCTACGCCATGGCCATGctcttcctccgcatcaagatacccGGATACTTATGGTGAGGCCGAAAATTCATCTCCCCCACTTCGTTATGCCAGATCCGTCATCAGATCTGAGGATACTAAGCTGTTGCTGATGACTCTAGTGTACAATTTAAGTTATGTTACCATAGGATGTTGGGTTGCACTCAAATTTCAGTtggtgatctgaggattatctatTTCAAATGATAGTAAACTGTTATGTGTTCCTTTTTTCTGAAATGGTGATTGCATGATAATGCTGTTATGAAGATCCATTTTCTGTTTGCTGTATTTGTGAAATTTCAGAAAATCGCTAATAACGGTCTGTGATATGTGGTAATCTTAATCTAGGGACCAATGCTGTTTATTTGTTTTCTCGTTTCAATCTCAAGCTTCATGTTCAGTTAACTGAAAACTTAGATGGGATTGTCTCATGATGCCAATACTTCACTGGAAAATATATTTTATACACAGTTTGCTAATTTGTGCACTTgtcacttgattttgcatcatatTGTGTTCG
Protein-coding regions in this window:
- the LOC123168137 gene encoding oligosaccharyltransferase complex subunit ostc, which produces MAPRSEHAGGSASAAAAAAAAAAAAQSHGSGFDSMDPFFHALRVVPFAFLQPPRTRLKLPSNLALPSPMVVFSLILLTYFAVVSGLVYDVIVEPPGIGSSQDPATGAVRPVVFLPGRVNGQYIIEGLSSGFMFLLGGVGVILLDLAVDRTRPRSLRVSFGGAGVAAIVIAYAMAMLFLRIKIPGYLW